One stretch of Dyella jiangningensis DNA includes these proteins:
- the truD gene encoding tRNA pseudouridine(13) synthase TruD — MSDLELPYAYGNPSLTAVLRAHPEDFQVEEILGYDADGEGEHALLWVEKRGSNTDWVAKELARFAGVPPLNVGYAGLKDRHAVTRQTFSVQLAGKPDPDWSTFPHAEVKVLAATRHKRKLKRGALRGNRFVLVLRDAQGDRGVAEQVLGQIAQRGVPNYFGEQRFGREGGNVAQARAMFAGRRVDRDKRHFLLSAARSHIFNGVLAARVEQGSWDSPMEGEIWALDGSRSWFGPEPFDAVLSERLAKGDIHPSGPLWGRGETPAQADAAALENAIAAANADLSDGLVAAKMDQERRALRMIPRNLNWRWLEGNALELSFELPAGAYATTVVRELART, encoded by the coding sequence ATGTCCGATCTCGAACTGCCCTATGCCTACGGCAATCCCTCGCTGACTGCCGTGTTGCGCGCCCATCCCGAGGATTTCCAGGTGGAGGAAATCCTCGGCTATGACGCCGACGGCGAAGGCGAGCACGCACTGCTGTGGGTGGAGAAGCGCGGCTCCAATACGGATTGGGTCGCGAAGGAGCTTGCGCGTTTCGCCGGGGTGCCGCCGCTCAATGTCGGTTACGCCGGCCTCAAGGATCGCCATGCCGTCACGCGCCAGACCTTCTCGGTGCAGCTGGCGGGCAAGCCCGACCCCGATTGGTCCACGTTCCCGCACGCGGAGGTGAAGGTGCTGGCAGCCACGCGCCACAAGCGCAAGCTGAAGCGCGGCGCACTGCGTGGCAATCGTTTCGTACTGGTGCTGCGCGACGCACAGGGCGATCGCGGCGTGGCCGAGCAGGTGCTTGGCCAGATCGCGCAACGCGGGGTGCCCAATTATTTCGGTGAACAGCGTTTCGGGCGCGAAGGCGGCAACGTCGCGCAGGCCCGGGCCATGTTCGCGGGACGCCGCGTCGATCGCGACAAGCGGCATTTCCTTCTCTCTGCGGCGCGCTCGCATATCTTCAACGGCGTGCTTGCCGCACGCGTGGAGCAGGGCAGCTGGGATTCGCCGATGGAAGGCGAAATCTGGGCGCTGGATGGCTCGCGCTCGTGGTTCGGTCCGGAACCGTTCGACGCCGTGCTTTCCGAGCGATTGGCGAAAGGCGATATCCATCCCTCGGGTCCGCTGTGGGGCCGCGGCGAGACGCCCGCCCAGGCGGACGCGGCTGCGTTGGAGAACGCAATTGCGGCGGCAAACGCCGATCTTTCCGATGGCTTGGTCGCCGCCAAGATGGATCAGGAGCGTCGCGCGCTGCGCATGATTCCGCGTAACCTCAACTGGCGCTGGCTGGAAGGTAATGCGCTGGAGTTGAGCTTCGAGTTGCCCGCAGGTGCTTATGCGACGACGGTGGTGAGGGAGTTGGCGAGGACGTAG
- the rlmE gene encoding 23S rRNA (uridine(2552)-2'-O)-methyltransferase RlmE, which yields MSRSKSSSRWLREHFDDVYVKKAQAEGARSRAVYKLEELIDKDRLLKPGMRVVDLGAAPGGWSQLVRQRMGDNGTVIAMDILPMQGIGGVDFLQGDFREESVLRELESRLQGQQVDLVLSDMAPNMSGVALADQIRAMDLAELALDFSRQWLKPGGSFLIKLFQGTGFDEYIRSLRADFTRVTMRKPKASRARSREVYALATGRKIHGGQSGENRA from the coding sequence ATGTCTCGCAGCAAAAGCAGTTCCCGCTGGCTGCGGGAACATTTCGATGACGTTTATGTGAAGAAGGCCCAGGCTGAGGGGGCTCGCTCGCGTGCGGTCTACAAGCTGGAAGAGCTGATCGACAAGGATCGGCTGCTCAAGCCAGGCATGCGAGTGGTCGACCTGGGCGCCGCCCCGGGCGGTTGGTCGCAGCTCGTGCGGCAGCGCATGGGCGACAACGGTACGGTGATTGCCATGGACATCCTGCCCATGCAGGGCATCGGCGGGGTGGATTTCCTGCAGGGCGATTTCCGCGAGGAATCGGTCCTGCGCGAACTGGAAAGCCGCCTGCAGGGCCAGCAGGTCGATCTTGTGCTGTCCGACATGGCCCCCAATATGAGTGGTGTGGCCCTGGCCGACCAGATCCGGGCGATGGACCTGGCCGAGCTGGCGCTGGATTTCAGCCGCCAGTGGCTCAAGCCGGGCGGGTCCTTCCTGATCAAGTTGTTCCAGGGGACAGGCTTTGACGAATACATACGCAGCTTGCGCGCAGACTTCACCCGCGTAACGATGCGTAAACCTAAGGCTTCCCGCGCGCGTTCGCGGGAAGTGTATGCATTGGCCACGGGTCGCAAGATCCATGGCGGGCAATCGGGCGAGAACCGTGCATGA
- a CDS encoding YqaA family protein, with product MRLFGPLYARALTWARHPRAVYYLCGLSFVEAFIFPIMPEVMLAPMMLGKRHKAFFYANISLLFSLLGSLVGYALGHWAFHALSPLLDSLHLLAPIEKGVDNLRMQMNEHWLGLLVVLALAALQPVVPMKFVTWAAGIVGVPVIPFLVCMAVGRGKRVWLLALLIRIFGERAERILHKHIERIGWAALVILAALLAWWIWSR from the coding sequence ATGCGTCTGTTTGGACCGCTGTATGCGCGCGCACTGACGTGGGCGCGCCACCCAAGGGCCGTGTACTACCTCTGCGGATTGAGCTTCGTCGAGGCTTTCATCTTCCCGATCATGCCGGAAGTGATGCTCGCGCCGATGATGCTCGGCAAGCGTCACAAGGCCTTCTTCTACGCGAACATCAGCCTGCTGTTCTCGCTGCTGGGTTCGTTGGTCGGTTACGCGCTCGGCCATTGGGCGTTCCATGCACTCTCGCCCTTGCTCGATTCGCTGCATCTGCTGGCGCCGATCGAGAAGGGCGTCGACAACCTGCGCATGCAGATGAACGAGCATTGGCTCGGCCTGCTGGTGGTGTTGGCGCTTGCCGCGCTGCAGCCCGTCGTGCCGATGAAGTTCGTGACGTGGGCGGCGGGCATCGTGGGTGTGCCGGTGATTCCGTTCCTGGTCTGCATGGCCGTGGGCCGCGGCAAGCGCGTGTGGTTGCTCGCGCTGCTGATCCGCATTTTCGGCGAGCGCGCCGAGCGCATTCTGCACAAGCACATCGAGCGGATCGGATGGGCGGCGCTCGTGATATTGGCGGCCTTGCTGGCCTGGTGGATCTGGTCGCGCTGA
- a CDS encoding Smr/MutS family protein: MKHRPPAQVSDDDARLFREAIGEVKAFDPVAPPPAAPKPAPEPRMFEADEAAVPGELLDMAFDPSLLEVGEELSYLRDGYPPKLLRQLKRGQFSVQDDIDLHQMNAAAAQACINDFLADAKRRGIRCVRIVHGKGLRSRAAGPVLKVLTDRMLRRRDDVVAFASARPMQGGTGAVVVLLKG; encoded by the coding sequence ATGAAACATCGCCCTCCTGCCCAGGTCTCCGACGATGACGCTCGCCTGTTTCGCGAGGCGATCGGCGAGGTGAAGGCTTTCGATCCGGTGGCGCCCCCGCCCGCCGCGCCCAAGCCGGCTCCGGAGCCGCGCATGTTCGAAGCGGACGAGGCCGCCGTACCGGGCGAACTGCTGGACATGGCCTTCGATCCCTCGCTGCTCGAAGTGGGCGAAGAACTGAGCTACCTGCGGGACGGCTATCCGCCCAAACTGCTGCGCCAGCTCAAGCGGGGCCAGTTCAGCGTGCAGGACGATATCGACCTGCACCAGATGAACGCTGCCGCGGCGCAGGCCTGCATCAACGATTTCCTGGCTGACGCCAAGCGAAGGGGCATCCGCTGCGTGCGTATCGTTCACGGCAAGGGATTGCGCTCGCGCGCGGCCGGCCCGGTGTTGAAGGTGCTGACGGACCGGATGTTGAGGCGACGTGATGATGTGGTGGCGTTTGCTTCGGCCAGGCCGATGCAGGGGGGAACGGGGGCGGTGGTGGTGCTTTTGAAGGGGTGA
- the yhbY gene encoding ribosome assembly RNA-binding protein YhbY, whose amino-acid sequence MALSPSQRRYLRSLAHDLHPVILLGAKGATDAVVKELDLALSHHELVKVKLSGGDKEERQQQIDFLAEGTRSESVQQIGHIVVLFRRNEDEPKLALPR is encoded by the coding sequence ATGGCACTTTCCCCCTCGCAACGCCGCTATCTGCGCAGCCTCGCCCATGACCTGCACCCCGTCATCCTGCTCGGCGCCAAGGGTGCGACCGACGCCGTGGTGAAGGAGCTGGACCTTGCCCTGTCCCACCATGAGCTCGTGAAGGTGAAGCTGTCCGGTGGCGACAAGGAAGAACGCCAGCAGCAGATCGACTTCCTCGCCGAAGGCACCCGGTCAGAGAGCGTGCAGCAGATCGGCCATATCGTGGTGCTTTTCCGCCGCAATGAAGACGAGCCCAAGCTCGCCCTGCCCCGCTGA
- a CDS encoding peptidoglycan DD-metalloendopeptidase family protein, with protein MLIPMNGYLRSVTLTSAIVMLAACGTQRSVVVEPSAGTPSRAATTVTPAIRPAPGGVYKVSKGDTLYSIAFRNKVDVRDLASWNNIAAPYTIWPGQELKLAAPNGATPASPAHAAPAAVVAAKPATPAPTGVHPAPAAQTPAGTQPAPSGTTAAQTPAPAASLAPAASTTPVVPVAGAPAATTSNTPPPTPPSAIAPGATRANGGVTWRWPADGSLIKRFQSGDAIPGIEIAGKSGDPVRAAADGVVVYSGNGLVGYGELIIVKHNDSYLSAYGHNSKRLVKEGQRVTAGQQIAEMGSTGASRDELQFQIRKDGNPVDPLGYLPSR; from the coding sequence ATGCTCATTCCCATGAATGGATATCTCCGGTCGGTCACCCTGACCTCTGCCATCGTGATGCTGGCCGCCTGCGGAACGCAGCGCTCGGTCGTGGTCGAGCCCTCGGCGGGAACGCCGTCTCGCGCCGCGACCACGGTGACGCCGGCGATTCGGCCGGCACCGGGTGGCGTCTATAAGGTCAGCAAGGGCGATACGCTCTATTCGATAGCGTTCCGCAACAAGGTCGATGTTCGCGACCTGGCGAGCTGGAACAACATCGCGGCGCCGTACACCATCTGGCCCGGGCAGGAGCTGAAGCTGGCCGCGCCCAATGGCGCCACGCCGGCGTCCCCGGCGCACGCTGCTCCCGCAGCCGTTGTGGCTGCCAAGCCTGCGACTCCCGCTCCGACGGGCGTACACCCGGCTCCAGCGGCCCAGACGCCAGCAGGCACGCAACCTGCGCCTTCCGGAACAACGGCAGCGCAGACGCCTGCTCCGGCAGCGTCGCTTGCCCCGGCAGCGTCCACCACGCCCGTGGTGCCGGTGGCGGGCGCTCCAGCAGCCACGACCAGCAATACCCCTCCGCCAACGCCTCCGTCGGCCATTGCGCCGGGCGCCACGCGTGCCAACGGCGGCGTGACGTGGCGGTGGCCGGCCGATGGTTCATTGATCAAGCGTTTCCAGTCCGGCGATGCCATTCCCGGCATCGAGATCGCCGGCAAGTCGGGCGATCCCGTGCGCGCTGCCGCCGATGGCGTGGTGGTCTACAGCGGCAATGGCCTGGTGGGCTACGGCGAGCTGATCATCGTCAAGCACAACGACAGCTACTTGTCCGCGTATGGCCACAACAGCAAGCGACTGGTGAAGGAAGGCCAGCGCGTGACCGCGGGGCAGCAGATCGCGGAGATGGGTTCCACCGGCGCGTCGCGCGACGAATTGCAGTTCCAGATCCGCAAGGATGGCAATCCGGTCGATCCGCTGGGTTATCTGCCGTCGCGCTGA
- the ftsH gene encoding ATP-dependent zinc metalloprotease FtsH, whose product MNEMAKNLLLWLIIAVVLLTVFQSFNPHGASASDLPYSSFVQSVDNGNVASATISADQPATLSGKLKDGSSFRTVAPVLGWSTNSVVKQMQDKGVEVRQEPSNNGFSLLGLLLNWLPIILIVGVFIWFMRQMQAGAGGRGAMSFGRSRAKLQGEDQIKVNFSDVAGCDEAKEEVGELVEFLRDPGKFQKLGGKIPRGVLMVGPPGTGKTLLAKAIAGEAKVPFFSISGSDFVEMFVGVGAGRVRDMFEQAKKHAPCIVFIDEIDAVGRHRGAGLGGGNDEREQTLNQLLVEMDGFEANSGVIVIAATNRPDVLDPALLRPGRFDRQVVVGLPDVKGREQILKVHLRRVPTASDVDPMTIARGTPGFSGADLANLVNEAALFAARENAREVRMTHMDKARDKILMGTERRSMAMSEDEKKLTAYHEAGHAIVGRLVPEHDPVYKVTIIPRGRALGVTMYLPEGDKYSMNRVAIQSQLCSLYGGRVAEALIFGEDKVTTGASNDIERATKMARNMATKWGLSDNLGPVTYGEEEDEVFLGRAVTQHKNVSDETARKIDEEVRSILDRAYSRTKELLTENIEKLHVMADALLQYETIDAHQIDDIMAGRIPGPPADWSKNSTSSSTPPPPPPRGDTGAKVGDPATQSRFADR is encoded by the coding sequence ATGAATGAAATGGCGAAAAACCTGCTGCTCTGGCTGATCATCGCAGTGGTACTGCTGACGGTGTTCCAGAGCTTCAATCCGCATGGCGCGTCCGCTTCGGATCTGCCCTACAGCAGCTTTGTGCAGAGCGTGGACAACGGCAACGTGGCCTCGGCCACCATCAGCGCTGACCAGCCGGCCACGCTCAGCGGCAAGCTGAAGGACGGCAGCTCATTCCGTACTGTCGCGCCGGTCCTGGGCTGGTCCACCAACTCGGTGGTCAAGCAGATGCAGGACAAGGGCGTCGAGGTCCGCCAGGAGCCGTCCAACAACGGTTTCTCGCTGCTCGGCCTGCTGCTCAACTGGCTGCCGATCATCCTGATCGTGGGCGTGTTCATCTGGTTCATGCGGCAGATGCAGGCCGGCGCGGGTGGCCGCGGCGCCATGAGCTTTGGCCGCTCGCGCGCCAAGCTGCAGGGCGAGGACCAGATCAAGGTCAATTTCAGCGACGTCGCGGGCTGCGACGAAGCGAAGGAAGAAGTGGGCGAGCTGGTCGAGTTCCTGCGCGACCCGGGCAAGTTCCAGAAGCTGGGCGGCAAGATCCCGCGTGGCGTGCTGATGGTGGGCCCGCCGGGCACCGGCAAGACCCTGCTGGCCAAGGCCATCGCGGGCGAGGCCAAGGTGCCGTTCTTCTCGATCTCCGGCTCGGACTTCGTCGAAATGTTCGTCGGCGTGGGCGCCGGCCGCGTGCGCGACATGTTCGAGCAGGCCAAGAAGCACGCGCCGTGCATCGTGTTCATCGACGAAATCGACGCCGTCGGCCGTCATCGCGGCGCCGGCCTGGGCGGCGGCAACGACGAGCGCGAGCAGACGCTGAACCAGCTGCTCGTCGAGATGGACGGCTTCGAAGCCAATTCGGGCGTGATCGTCATCGCCGCGACCAACCGTCCGGACGTGCTCGACCCGGCGCTGCTGCGTCCGGGCCGTTTCGACCGCCAGGTCGTGGTCGGCCTGCCGGACGTGAAGGGCCGCGAGCAGATCCTCAAGGTGCACCTGCGCCGCGTGCCCACGGCTTCCGATGTCGATCCGATGACCATCGCGCGCGGCACGCCTGGCTTCTCGGGTGCGGACCTCGCCAACCTGGTCAACGAGGCTGCATTGTTCGCTGCGCGCGAGAACGCGCGCGAAGTGCGCATGACCCATATGGACAAGGCGCGCGACAAGATCCTGATGGGCACCGAGCGTCGCTCGATGGCCATGAGCGAAGACGAGAAGAAGCTGACCGCTTACCACGAAGCCGGCCACGCCATCGTCGGCCGCCTCGTGCCCGAGCATGATCCGGTCTATAAGGTCACCATCATCCCGCGCGGTCGCGCGCTGGGCGTGACCATGTACCTGCCGGAAGGCGACAAATACAGCATGAACCGCGTGGCGATCCAGTCGCAGCTGTGCTCGCTGTACGGCGGTCGTGTTGCCGAGGCGCTGATCTTCGGCGAAGACAAGGTGACCACGGGTGCCTCCAACGACATCGAGCGCGCCACCAAGATGGCACGCAACATGGCGACCAAGTGGGGGCTGTCCGACAACCTCGGTCCGGTGACCTACGGCGAGGAAGAGGACGAAGTGTTCCTGGGCCGCGCCGTCACGCAGCACAAGAATGTTTCCGACGAGACCGCGCGCAAGATCGACGAGGAAGTGCGCTCCATCCTGGATCGCGCCTACTCGCGCACCAAGGAGCTGCTCACCGAGAACATCGAGAAGCTCCACGTGATGGCTGACGCGCTGCTGCAGTACGAGACCATCGACGCGCACCAGATCGACGACATCATGGCCGGCCGTATTCCGGGACCGCCGGCGGACTGGTCGAAGAACAGCACGAGCAGCTCCACGCCACCGCCTCCGCCGCCGCGCGGCGATACGGGCGCCAAGGTGGGCGACCCTGCCACGCAGAGCCGCTTCGCCGATCGCTGA
- a CDS encoding protein-L-isoaspartate(D-aspartate) O-methyltransferase, which produces MNVHPLPPSALKGEGMTSQRARDRLATKLKEEGIRDQRVIDVIRNTPRHHFIDQALHSRAYENTALPIGHGQTISQPWVVARMTEALLEFGVPQKVLEIGTGSGYQAVVLAQVVPQIYTVERIEELLRQARRRFRQLGLSNIRSRHDDGKLGWADEAPFDAIILTAAGDAIPHAILDQLGPTGVLVAPVGSPSNQMLIRMRGDGQGDFIQEELGAVSFVPLLGGIG; this is translated from the coding sequence ATGAACGTGCATCCATTGCCGCCATCCGCATTGAAAGGCGAGGGCATGACCTCGCAGCGCGCGCGCGATCGCCTCGCGACCAAGCTCAAGGAAGAGGGCATCCGCGACCAGCGCGTGATCGACGTGATCCGCAATACGCCGCGCCACCATTTCATCGACCAGGCGTTGCACTCGCGCGCCTACGAAAACACCGCGCTGCCGATCGGCCATGGCCAGACCATCTCCCAGCCGTGGGTGGTGGCGCGCATGACCGAGGCGCTGCTGGAATTCGGCGTGCCGCAGAAAGTGCTGGAGATCGGCACCGGCTCCGGCTACCAGGCCGTGGTGCTCGCGCAAGTGGTGCCACAGATCTACACGGTCGAGCGCATCGAAGAGCTGTTGCGCCAGGCACGCCGTCGCTTCCGCCAGCTGGGCCTGAGCAACATCCGCTCGCGTCACGATGACGGCAAGCTCGGCTGGGCCGATGAAGCGCCGTTCGACGCCATCATCCTGACCGCGGCGGGCGATGCGATCCCGCACGCCATCCTCGATCAGCTCGGCCCGACGGGCGTGCTGGTGGCACCGGTCGGTTCGCCGAGCAACCAGATGCTGATCCGCATGCGCGGCGACGGGCAGGGCGATTTCATTCAAGAGGAACTGGGCGCGGTCAGTTTCGTGCCCTTGCTCGGCGGCATCGGTTGA
- a CDS encoding Mth938-like domain-containing protein, which translates to MDLSLDRPGNYLFVRRVGPRSITVVDRELTSSFLLSPERAVEDWPVKASNELDASHIDAFLALDPEVVLLGTGERQVFPAPAFMAGLLRKGVGIEVMDNAAAARTYDLLAGEHRRVVVAFILPG; encoded by the coding sequence ATGGATCTTTCGCTCGACCGCCCCGGCAATTACCTGTTCGTCCGCCGCGTGGGTCCACGCAGCATTACCGTGGTCGATCGCGAGCTCACTTCGAGCTTCCTGCTGTCGCCCGAACGTGCCGTGGAAGATTGGCCGGTGAAGGCATCGAACGAGCTGGATGCCAGCCATATCGATGCGTTCCTCGCATTGGATCCCGAAGTCGTCCTGCTGGGTACGGGCGAACGCCAGGTGTTTCCCGCGCCTGCCTTCATGGCCGGCCTGCTGCGCAAGGGCGTGGGCATCGAAGTGATGGACAACGCCGCCGCGGCGCGCACCTATGACCTGCTGGCCGGCGAGCATCGCCGCGTCGTGGTCGCTTTCATTTTGCCGGGCTGA
- the surE gene encoding 5'/3'-nucleotidase SurE gives MRVLVSNDDGVDAPGIRVLAERLGAVGQVTVVAPDRDRSGASNSLTLDAPIRALRMDNGYYRVAGTPTDCVHLALAGMLDYEPDIVVSGINNSANLGDDVIYSGTVSAAMEGRFLGLPAIAVSLVSKDHNGVHYESAANAVLRLMQRLLVDPLPADTILNVNVPDRPWDEIHGFEVTRLGKRHRSAPCIKQTDPRGKTIWWIGPAGDVDDAGPGTDFNAVRRGYVSVTPIHVDLTRFQALEKVSSWVGALNEGVGGKNAEEAA, from the coding sequence ATGCGAGTTCTGGTTTCAAACGACGACGGCGTGGATGCACCTGGCATCCGCGTGCTCGCCGAGCGCCTCGGCGCGGTCGGCCAAGTCACGGTGGTGGCACCGGATCGAGACCGCTCCGGCGCCAGCAATTCCCTCACGCTGGACGCTCCCATCCGCGCGCTGCGGATGGACAACGGCTATTACCGCGTCGCCGGCACGCCGACCGATTGCGTACACCTGGCGCTGGCGGGCATGCTCGACTACGAGCCCGACATCGTGGTGTCCGGCATCAACAATTCCGCCAACCTCGGCGACGACGTGATCTATTCCGGCACCGTGTCCGCGGCGATGGAAGGGCGCTTTCTCGGCCTGCCTGCCATCGCCGTGTCGCTGGTGAGCAAGGACCATAACGGCGTCCACTACGAATCGGCGGCGAACGCGGTACTGCGGTTGATGCAGCGACTGCTGGTCGACCCGCTGCCGGCCGACACGATCCTCAACGTCAACGTGCCCGATCGCCCGTGGGATGAAATCCACGGTTTCGAAGTCACCCGCCTGGGCAAGCGCCATCGTTCCGCGCCGTGCATCAAGCAGACCGATCCCCGTGGCAAGACCATCTGGTGGATTGGCCCCGCGGGCGACGTGGACGACGCCGGCCCGGGCACCGACTTCAACGCGGTGCGTCGCGGTTATGTGTCGGTGACGCCCATCCATGTGGACCTCACGCGCTTCCAGGCGCTGGAAAAGGTCAGCAGCTGGGTCGGTGCGTTGAACGAAGGCGTCGGCGGCAAAAACGCCGAAGAGGCGGCGTGA
- the mgtE gene encoding magnesium transporter — MSEAGARGSASRLHEQLDLISELLRKLRRPGHLPQPGTDQGFRESQLELQRLLDALHPADIAYVLEALPLEDRLAIWQRVKADRDGEILLEVSDAVRESLIADMDDHEILAAVEPLDADELADLVEDLPTEVLPELMASLDAQQRERVQAALSYPDDQVGALMDFEMVTIREDITLETVLRYLRRFDELPAQTDKLFVINQDNLLTGVLPLHWLLVNSPEKTVSEVMAPDVNTFHPTDDAYEAAQAFERYDLVTAPVVDGSGHLIGRITIDAMVDVLREESESEALSRGGLREEEDIFASAWKSVRNRWAWLAINLVTAFIASRVIGLFEGSIQHLVALAALMPIVAGIGGNSGNQTITMIVRALALDQISPASARRLWGKESVVALVNGLVWGSVIGTVAWMLYDNLPLGVVMTAAMTLNLVLAAFCGVGIPLLMTKLGRDPALGSSVMITAMTDSGGFFIFLGLATLFLM; from the coding sequence ATGAGCGAGGCCGGCGCCCGCGGCTCGGCTTCGCGCCTGCACGAGCAGCTCGACCTCATCAGCGAGTTGCTGCGCAAGCTGCGCAGGCCGGGCCATCTGCCCCAGCCCGGCACCGACCAGGGTTTCCGTGAAAGCCAGCTCGAACTGCAGCGCCTGCTCGATGCGCTGCATCCCGCCGACATCGCATACGTGCTTGAGGCGCTCCCGCTGGAAGACCGCCTGGCCATCTGGCAACGGGTGAAGGCCGATCGCGACGGCGAAATCCTGCTGGAAGTATCCGACGCGGTGCGCGAATCGCTCATCGCGGACATGGACGATCACGAGATCCTCGCCGCGGTCGAACCGCTCGATGCGGACGAATTGGCCGACCTCGTCGAAGACCTTCCCACCGAGGTGCTGCCCGAGCTGATGGCCAGCCTCGACGCGCAGCAGCGCGAGCGCGTGCAGGCGGCGTTGTCCTATCCGGACGACCAGGTCGGCGCGTTGATGGATTTCGAGATGGTCACCATCCGCGAAGACATCACGCTGGAGACCGTGCTGCGTTACCTGCGCCGCTTCGACGAGCTGCCGGCGCAGACCGACAAGTTGTTCGTGATCAATCAGGACAACCTGCTCACCGGCGTACTGCCGCTGCATTGGCTACTGGTCAATTCGCCGGAAAAAACGGTGAGCGAGGTGATGGCGCCGGACGTCAACACCTTTCATCCCACCGACGACGCCTACGAGGCCGCGCAGGCTTTTGAGCGCTACGACCTGGTGACCGCTCCGGTAGTCGATGGCAGTGGGCACCTGATCGGACGCATCACCATCGATGCGATGGTGGACGTGCTGCGCGAGGAAAGCGAAAGCGAAGCGCTGAGTCGCGGCGGCCTGCGCGAAGAAGAGGACATCTTCGCCTCGGCCTGGAAATCCGTGCGCAACCGCTGGGCGTGGCTGGCGATCAATCTGGTCACCGCCTTCATTGCCTCGCGCGTCATCGGCCTGTTCGAAGGTTCTATCCAGCACTTGGTTGCACTGGCCGCCTTGATGCCCATCGTCGCCGGCATCGGCGGCAATTCCGGCAACCAGACCATCACCATGATCGTGCGCGCGCTGGCGCTGGACCAGATTTCTCCCGCAAGCGCCCGGCGGCTGTGGGGCAAGGAAAGCGTCGTCGCGCTGGTCAACGGCCTGGTCTGGGGCAGTGTGATCGGTACGGTGGCGTGGATGCTCTATGACAACCTGCCACTCGGCGTGGTGATGACTGCCGCCATGACGTTGAACCTGGTGCTGGCGGCGTTCTGTGGCGTGGGTATTCCCTTGCTGATGACGAAGCTGGGACGCGATCCCGCGCTGGGCTCCAGCGTGATGATCACTGCCATGACCGACTCGGGCGGTTTCTTCATTTTTCTCGGCCTCGCCACGCTGTTCCTGATGTAA
- the ispF gene encoding 2-C-methyl-D-erythritol 2,4-cyclodiphosphate synthase yields the protein MRIGQGFDVHVFGEGDHVMLGGVRVPHSRGVVAHSDGDVVIHALCDAIFGALALGDIGRHFPPSQEQWRNADSRVFLRHAAKLMREHGYALGNADVTVICEAPKVGPHSLAMREAVAEELGTDISRVSIKATTTEKLGFTGRGEGIAAQACVLLVMA from the coding sequence ATGCGGATCGGCCAGGGCTTCGATGTCCACGTCTTTGGCGAGGGCGACCATGTGATGCTCGGCGGCGTGCGCGTCCCGCACAGCCGTGGCGTGGTAGCGCATTCCGATGGCGACGTGGTGATCCACGCCCTGTGCGATGCGATCTTCGGTGCGTTGGCACTGGGCGATATCGGTCGCCATTTCCCGCCGAGCCAGGAGCAATGGCGCAATGCGGACAGCAGGGTGTTCCTGCGCCACGCCGCGAAGCTCATGCGTGAGCACGGCTATGCGCTGGGCAACGCCGACGTCACGGTGATTTGCGAAGCGCCCAAGGTGGGGCCGCATTCCCTGGCGATGCGCGAAGCCGTGGCCGAAGAGCTGGGCACCGACATCAGCCGCGTGAGCATCAAGGCGACCACCACGGAGAAGCTGGGTTTCACCGGTCGTGGCGAAGGCATCGCCGCCCAGGCCTGCGTGTTGCTGGTCATGGCATGA